The proteins below come from a single Candidatus Aegiribacteria sp. genomic window:
- the pdxT gene encoding pyridoxal 5'-phosphate synthase glutaminase subunit PdxT — MPSVGVLALQGGVAEHIAILTKLGCEVREIRIPADLKLISALFLPGGESTTLISLMNRWELTLPLIEMGNNGFPIFGTCAGAVLLSGEISEKEHTVKQDSLRLADVKAVRNFFGRQASSFVESIEVTGLNEPFKGVFIRAPLLLPLSKDVKILSRIEDGPVLLQQDNLWLSSFHPELTQDSRIHRLFLESNGILKGKK; from the coding sequence TTGCCTTCGGTTGGAGTCCTGGCTCTTCAGGGCGGAGTAGCGGAACATATTGCAATCCTCACAAAACTGGGGTGCGAAGTTCGTGAGATTCGAATCCCGGCTGATCTGAAATTAATTTCGGCTCTTTTCCTTCCAGGGGGAGAATCAACCACACTTATCTCTCTCATGAACAGGTGGGAACTTACGCTCCCATTGATAGAAATGGGAAACAATGGTTTTCCCATCTTCGGCACCTGCGCTGGAGCTGTTCTGCTTTCCGGGGAGATAAGCGAAAAGGAGCATACTGTTAAACAGGATAGCCTCAGACTTGCCGATGTTAAAGCTGTCCGGAATTTTTTCGGCCGTCAGGCAAGCAGTTTCGTTGAATCCATAGAAGTTACAGGCCTTAATGAACCTTTCAAAGGAGTTTTTATCAGAGCTCCCCTTCTTCTACCTCTATCCAAAGATGTGAAAATTCTGAGCCGGATCGAAGATGGCCCGGTTCTGTTACAACAGGATAATCTGTGGTTGTCATCGTTCCATCCGGAATTGACTCAGGACAGCAGAATACACAGGCTCTTTCTTGAAAGTAATGGAATTCTGAAAGGAAAGAAATAA
- a CDS encoding co-chaperone GroES: MGKNAIHPLFDRVLIKREEPKEMVKGGIVIPDTAKEKPLEGTVEAVGQGKRNDSGDGFVAPIVKKGDHVLIGKYSGTEVKVLDDEYVIVREDDILAVLSE, encoded by the coding sequence ATGGGTAAAAACGCAATTCACCCGCTCTTCGACCGTGTACTGATCAAACGGGAAGAGCCGAAGGAAATGGTAAAAGGTGGTATTGTTATTCCCGATACCGCAAAGGAGAAACCACTCGAGGGTACCGTTGAAGCTGTCGGACAGGGTAAAAGAAACGATAGCGGAGACGGCTTCGTGGCCCCTATCGTTAAAAAGGGAGATCACGTTCTTATAGGCAAATACTCCGGTACGGAAGTTAAAGTACTGGACGACGAGTACGTTATTGTACGCGAGGATGATATTCTCGCAGTGCTTAGCGAATAA
- the pdxS gene encoding pyridoxal 5'-phosphate synthase lyase subunit PdxS produces MKSTKKEGTWETKTGLARMLKGGVIMDVVTSEQASIAQEAGAVAVMALERVPADIRAQGGVARMSDPDMIRSIQEAVDIPVMAKCRIGHFVEAQILEAMDIDYIDESEVLTPADEKFHVNKHNFSVPFVCGATNLGEALRRIGEGAAMIRTKGEAGTGNVVEAVRHARAVTGAIARLKVAPPEELMTIAKEMGAPYDLVKYVHENGCLPVVNFAAGGVATPADAALMMQLGLDGVFVGSGIFKSGEPEKRARAIVEAVSRFDSPKVLADISRNLGEAMVGINISTIPDEERMADRGW; encoded by the coding sequence ATGAAAAGTACGAAAAAAGAGGGAACCTGGGAAACTAAAACAGGGCTCGCCCGGATGCTTAAAGGCGGCGTGATAATGGACGTTGTCACTTCGGAGCAGGCTTCAATCGCACAGGAAGCGGGAGCTGTAGCAGTTATGGCGCTTGAAAGAGTGCCCGCGGACATTCGTGCCCAGGGGGGCGTGGCCAGAATGTCAGACCCCGATATGATAAGAAGTATCCAGGAAGCAGTTGATATTCCTGTCATGGCGAAATGCAGGATAGGGCACTTCGTCGAAGCCCAGATACTTGAAGCTATGGATATCGATTACATCGATGAATCTGAAGTCCTGACCCCGGCAGACGAAAAATTCCATGTGAACAAACACAATTTCAGTGTGCCTTTCGTATGCGGAGCCACCAACCTTGGCGAAGCTCTTAGAAGGATAGGTGAAGGCGCGGCTATGATCCGCACGAAGGGTGAGGCGGGAACAGGCAATGTGGTTGAAGCTGTCAGGCATGCCAGAGCTGTAACCGGAGCCATCGCCAGACTAAAAGTTGCACCACCTGAAGAATTGATGACCATCGCAAAGGAAATGGGTGCTCCATACGACCTTGTAAAATATGTCCATGAAAACGGATGCCTCCCTGTTGTGAATTTCGCGGCAGGAGGAGTAGCTACTCCAGCGGATGCGGCTCTGATGATGCAGCTGGGGCTGGATGGAGTCTTTGTTGGCAGCGGTATATTTAAAAGCGGTGAGCCTGAAAAACGCGCAAGAGCAATTGTAGAAGCGGTAAGCCGGTTCGATTCACCGAAAGTGCTTGCTGATATTTCCAGAAATCTTGGCGAAGCGATGGTGGGCATTAACATTTCCACAATCCCCGATGAAGAACGAATGGCTGACAGGGGCTGGTAA
- a CDS encoding biopolymer transporter ExbD, with protein sequence MSSAPTKRHLPLMLGYKKSKAVIRGKDKKVTLNLTSMIDMFTILVVFLLKSYSAEGQIVTVSDALTLPESRAEQKIELNLEIIVTNDAIVVDGEPIVFVDESIMREGNPIPILVDRLSDHLEYTRQMRGITDTEEMKVNIQGDVATQAILLQRVMSSCAQAGYATQNLTVIKVEGGDEE encoded by the coding sequence ATGAGTAGTGCGCCAACCAAACGGCATCTTCCTCTCATGCTCGGATACAAAAAAAGCAAGGCAGTTATAAGGGGTAAGGATAAGAAAGTAACACTGAATCTTACATCAATGATAGATATGTTCACTATTCTTGTAGTTTTCCTGCTTAAGAGTTACAGCGCGGAAGGGCAGATTGTTACCGTAAGTGACGCACTTACGTTGCCCGAGTCCAGAGCAGAGCAAAAAATTGAGCTGAATCTGGAGATAATTGTGACCAATGATGCTATAGTCGTAGACGGAGAACCTATTGTATTCGTTGACGAATCAATAATGCGTGAAGGCAATCCCATTCCAATCCTTGTGGATAGACTTTCCGACCATTTGGAATATACCAGGCAGATGCGTGGTATAACAGATACGGAGGAAATGAAGGTCAACATTCAGGGAGACGTTGCGACGCAGGCTATTCTTCTTCAAAGGGTCATGAGCAGCTGCGCCCAGGCTGGTTACGCCACCCAGAATCTGACCGTAATCAAGGTGGAAGGTGGCGATGAAGAATGA
- a CDS encoding zinc ribbon domain-containing protein, which yields MPIYEYLCTRCNTIFQFLVRHPSDKTSPVCPKCDRNDKMERVMSAFSVKSGSSSIESMADDPSMAGLDTEDPKAMAKAIRHMADEMGEDLGTEVNEALSRLEAGEDPEKIERDLEESGFDTGEGGSPSRAPGLYEA from the coding sequence ATGCCTATTTACGAATATCTCTGCACTCGATGCAATACGATTTTTCAGTTCCTCGTCAGACATCCCTCAGATAAAACATCTCCAGTCTGCCCCAAATGCGATAGAAACGACAAAATGGAAAGGGTTATGAGCGCATTCTCCGTGAAAAGCGGATCATCCTCAATTGAAAGTATGGCTGATGACCCTTCAATGGCGGGACTTGATACCGAAGATCCAAAAGCCATGGCAAAGGCCATTCGTCATATGGCCGATGAAATGGGAGAGGATCTGGGGACTGAGGTTAACGAAGCTCTATCAAGACTGGAAGCCGGAGAAGATCCCGAAAAAATCGAAAGGGATCTTGAGGAATCGGGCTTCGATACGGGGGAAGGTGGTTCTCCTTCAAGAGCACCGGGCCTTTACGAAGCCTGA
- a CDS encoding MotA/TolQ/ExbB proton channel family protein, with protein MKRITLPILLAISILLIGGSLFAQQPVEAADSTATDSTAVDSTAVQEDPVAPVEEEPVEPEIVEAAEIEAEELEKGGLLSDMAAFFRDGGPAMWAILVFLAAGIAIIVERFIFLFGIADMKPEKFMGRIAELIRKGSIEGAIASCADKNAPLARIIEAALRNYRNTERDIQNAVDEMALAELPRLNARTGYLAMLANVSTMVGLLGTIFGLIAAFESVAAADPAEKSIMLANGISMAMSTTAFGLISAIPLLIAHSFLTAKTDALIDDIDRYSVMVINMLAQARKEG; from the coding sequence ATGAAACGGATAACACTTCCAATTTTACTCGCTATTTCAATCCTTCTGATAGGAGGATCCCTGTTCGCACAGCAGCCGGTAGAAGCTGCTGACAGTACGGCAACCGATTCTACCGCGGTTGATTCAACCGCCGTTCAGGAGGATCCGGTTGCACCTGTAGAAGAAGAACCGGTTGAGCCGGAAATTGTTGAAGCTGCCGAGATTGAAGCTGAGGAGCTTGAAAAGGGAGGTCTGCTTTCCGACATGGCTGCGTTCTTCCGCGATGGTGGACCGGCGATGTGGGCTATTCTCGTATTCCTTGCCGCAGGTATAGCGATAATAGTTGAACGATTCATTTTCCTTTTTGGTATTGCGGATATGAAACCTGAAAAATTCATGGGCAGGATAGCTGAACTGATAAGAAAGGGCAGTATTGAAGGCGCAATCGCCTCCTGCGCGGATAAGAACGCTCCTCTTGCCCGAATAATAGAAGCAGCTCTCAGGAATTACAGGAATACTGAACGTGACATACAGAATGCTGTTGATGAGATGGCACTTGCCGAACTGCCACGGCTCAATGCCCGTACCGGGTATCTGGCAATGCTTGCGAATGTTTCAACCATGGTTGGTCTCCTGGGTACCATTTTCGGATTGATTGCCGCTTTCGAATCGGTTGCTGCCGCTGATCCCGCAGAGAAGAGTATAATGCTCGCGAACGGTATCTCTATGGCAATGAGTACAACCGCATTCGGACTGATTTCCGCTATACCGCTTCTGATAGCACACTCTTTCCTTACAGCCAAGACCGATGCTCTTATAGATGACATAGACAGGTACTCGGTCATGGTCATCAATATGCTTGCCCAGGCCAGGAAGGAAGGCTAA
- the groL gene encoding chaperonin GroEL (60 kDa chaperone family; promotes refolding of misfolded polypeptides especially under stressful conditions; forms two stacked rings of heptamers to form a barrel-shaped 14mer; ends can be capped by GroES; misfolded proteins enter the barrel where they are refolded when GroES binds) has protein sequence MPAKELKFDQDARHALLSGVEKLSRAVKVTLGPKGRNVVLEKKWGSPTITKDGVTVAKEIELPDKFENVGAQLIREVASKTSDVAGDGTTTATLLAEAIYREGLKNVTAGANPMSLKRGIDEAVKVVVEELKNLSRDVSGKDDIKQVAAISANNDDMIGDIIAEAMDKAGKDGTISVEEAKSMETTLDVVEGMQFDRGYLSPYFVTDAENMEVVLEKPYILIHEKKISSMKDLLPILEKIAQLSKPLLIIAEDIEGEALATLVVNKMRGMLQVAAVKAPGYGDRRKAMLGDIAVLTGGRSITEDLGIKLENITLDDLGSATSVRIDKDNTIIIDGSGETVDIQGRISQIRKQIEDTTSDYDKEKLQERLAKLAGGVARINVGAATETEMKERKARVEDALHATRAAVEEGIVPGGGTALLRCEKTLDGLKLKGEEAVGVDIVRKALSEPLRQLAINAGLEGAIVVEKVRSLSKDQGLNVQTNEYGDMFKQGIVDPTMVTRSALQNASSISSLLVTTECIITEIPEPEPPAPAGGGGMGGMGGMY, from the coding sequence ATGCCAGCTAAAGAACTCAAGTTCGATCAGGACGCAAGGCACGCCCTTCTTTCAGGGGTTGAGAAACTCTCCAGGGCTGTCAAGGTTACCCTTGGCCCCAAGGGAAGAAATGTTGTCCTCGAAAAGAAGTGGGGCAGCCCGACCATAACGAAAGACGGCGTTACTGTCGCTAAGGAGATCGAGCTACCTGACAAATTTGAAAATGTCGGTGCCCAGCTGATCCGCGAAGTTGCCAGTAAAACCAGCGATGTTGCAGGAGACGGTACTACAACCGCTACACTTCTTGCCGAAGCTATCTATCGCGAGGGGCTTAAGAACGTCACTGCGGGCGCTAACCCGATGTCCCTCAAAAGAGGTATCGATGAAGCGGTTAAAGTAGTAGTCGAAGAACTCAAGAATCTCTCCCGCGATGTTTCCGGTAAGGATGATATAAAACAGGTCGCTGCCATATCAGCCAACAACGATGATATGATCGGCGATATTATCGCTGAAGCTATGGATAAGGCCGGGAAAGACGGCACTATTTCTGTTGAGGAAGCCAAATCAATGGAGACAACCCTTGATGTTGTTGAGGGTATGCAGTTCGATAGAGGATACCTCTCTCCATACTTCGTTACAGACGCTGAGAATATGGAAGTCGTCCTCGAAAAACCTTACATTCTCATTCACGAGAAGAAGATATCCAGCATGAAGGATCTCCTTCCCATACTTGAGAAGATAGCACAACTCAGCAAGCCTCTTCTTATCATAGCCGAGGATATTGAAGGCGAAGCCCTCGCGACACTTGTTGTGAACAAGATGAGGGGAATGCTCCAGGTCGCTGCCGTGAAAGCACCAGGATACGGAGACCGCCGCAAGGCGATGCTCGGTGATATAGCCGTTCTCACAGGAGGCAGGTCTATTACCGAAGATCTGGGAATCAAGCTTGAGAACATTACACTTGATGATCTTGGATCAGCTACCAGCGTCCGTATAGACAAAGATAACACGATCATCATCGACGGTAGCGGCGAGACAGTCGACATCCAGGGCAGGATCAGTCAGATCCGCAAGCAGATAGAAGATACAACTTCCGACTACGACAAGGAGAAACTGCAGGAACGCCTTGCCAAGCTCGCGGGTGGAGTTGCCAGGATAAACGTCGGCGCGGCAACCGAGACCGAAATGAAGGAAAGAAAAGCCAGAGTTGAGGATGCTCTTCACGCTACCCGGGCAGCCGTTGAAGAGGGTATCGTTCCCGGTGGCGGAACAGCCCTGCTCCGTTGCGAGAAGACACTTGACGGGCTCAAGCTCAAGGGTGAAGAGGCTGTAGGTGTGGACATCGTCAGAAAAGCGTTGTCCGAGCCTCTCAGGCAGCTTGCCATTAACGCAGGTCTTGAAGGCGCAATAGTCGTTGAGAAAGTCAGAAGCCTTTCGAAGGATCAAGGTCTGAATGTACAAACGAACGAATACGGAGACATGTTCAAACAGGGCATTGTCGATCCGACAATGGTCACAAGATCAGCTCTTCAGAACGCCTCGAGTATTTCGAGCCTTCTGGTAACAACCGAATGCATAATTACAGAAATACCAGAACCCGAACCACCTGCCCCTGCCGGTGGCGGCGGTATGGGCGGTATGGGCGGAATGTACTAA
- a CDS encoding biopolymer transporter ExbD: protein MAQAATGRSHRIRHSPELDLLPVMNLFCVIIPFLLLSASFLEISIIEMSPTEGISSGAGTTSLAQSEEQQLQPKVIITNEEMFLGTVFGTRSIGRVYLEERGGEMVNSYDYDSLAEALEEFREDINEAFPSIPVHKITILTVDDVRYDNIVMAIDVCADHGFDQPGLQVAAYNVLQRAIAAGAGGE, encoded by the coding sequence ATGGCACAAGCAGCAACTGGTAGAAGTCATAGAATCAGGCATTCGCCGGAGCTTGATCTCCTCCCGGTTATGAACCTGTTCTGCGTGATAATACCATTCCTGCTACTGAGTGCGTCATTTCTGGAGATATCGATCATTGAGATGTCTCCAACCGAAGGTATCAGTTCGGGAGCCGGAACTACCAGTCTGGCCCAGTCGGAGGAACAGCAGCTTCAACCCAAAGTAATCATAACAAATGAGGAAATGTTCCTGGGTACAGTATTCGGAACCAGATCCATAGGAAGAGTGTATCTTGAGGAAAGAGGCGGGGAAATGGTAAACAGCTACGATTATGATTCTCTAGCTGAAGCTCTTGAAGAATTCAGGGAGGATATTAACGAAGCTTTCCCGTCCATTCCGGTTCACAAGATAACAATACTTACCGTCGATGATGTCCGCTACGACAATATCGTGATGGCAATAGATGTATGCGCTGATCACGGCTTTGATCAGCCCGGTCTTCAGGTGGCAGCGTATAACGTGCTTCAGAGAGCGATTGCTGCCGGAGCTGGAGGTGAGTAA
- a CDS encoding T9SS type A sorting domain-containing protein: protein MYKYFVVTSILFLVAGIAGADTTQISWRNGGGVPGPVLTWWGHTFYQSSGICFWCDGDSSFPKLLLSAAERTLIDVSNDEPVSVFSSDIDGDGDEDVIALFGYMGGTQQVLWWENLDGAGSSWDEHVIDIGFPLGESVVSGDIDGNGTMDVAAGGRDESVCWWSNTDGTGTQWEEHLACDKAEWVECADMDGDGDTDFALASWWFDTFLWCENIDGIGETWVEHGIAHNMLGAICGNPCDINSDGYLDFIGLECLNNKLYWWENEDGTGTTWIEHVISTSIVNPQSMHAGDIDGDGDFDVAAVSATDDDVVWFRNDDGLGGAWTEVAVAHLSIPWGNALFDVHTADLDADGDIDICSLVHCSGGWVFWCENMDGIGESWAIHTFAPAANSPWSVHPSDINGDGKNDLVTCKLSGKITWWDLSEDGYSSDGYLESSILDTDVISTDYQTLTWQSEVPAGTVLYLQIRTSDDHTEMGNWSEPLYTSPVQVGAVVGNGEQYFQYRVNMETTDFCVTPWLSFVQLTWDELGIGEGDLEDMRILSVSSNPLSDLASVILTCENPMTMALSVYDLSGRRVLNVPEKQYEAGISTVRIQNIPPGIYICVLNGEDFHESLRFVLTE from the coding sequence ATGTACAAGTATTTTGTTGTTACAAGCATTCTTTTTCTAGTCGCAGGCATTGCTGGTGCAGATACGACGCAGATCAGCTGGCGTAATGGCGGAGGAGTTCCGGGCCCTGTTTTGACTTGGTGGGGTCACACTTTCTATCAGTCATCCGGCATATGCTTCTGGTGTGACGGTGATTCGAGTTTCCCCAAGCTTCTTCTATCGGCTGCAGAGAGAACTCTAATCGATGTATCAAATGACGAACCCGTTTCCGTTTTTTCCTCTGATATCGACGGTGACGGAGATGAGGATGTCATAGCTCTCTTCGGTTACATGGGCGGAACTCAACAGGTACTCTGGTGGGAGAATCTCGATGGGGCAGGCTCCTCATGGGACGAACACGTGATCGATATTGGGTTTCCTTTAGGTGAATCCGTGGTTTCTGGAGATATCGACGGCAACGGTACAATGGATGTCGCTGCCGGTGGCCGAGATGAATCCGTGTGCTGGTGGTCCAATACCGACGGTACTGGAACCCAATGGGAAGAACACCTCGCCTGCGATAAGGCCGAATGGGTCGAGTGTGCTGATATGGATGGGGATGGTGATACCGATTTTGCTCTGGCTTCATGGTGGTTCGACACTTTCCTCTGGTGTGAGAACATCGATGGAATCGGGGAAACCTGGGTGGAACATGGTATCGCCCATAACATGCTAGGTGCCATATGCGGGAATCCATGCGACATAAACTCCGATGGATACCTGGATTTCATTGGACTGGAATGTCTCAATAATAAATTGTACTGGTGGGAAAACGAGGACGGCACAGGTACGACATGGATAGAGCATGTCATCAGCACTTCTATAGTGAATCCACAGTCAATGCATGCGGGAGATATCGATGGTGATGGTGATTTCGATGTTGCCGCAGTATCCGCAACGGATGACGATGTTGTCTGGTTTAGGAACGACGATGGACTTGGAGGTGCATGGACGGAAGTAGCCGTTGCTCACCTCAGTATACCTTGGGGCAATGCACTGTTTGATGTTCATACCGCTGATCTCGACGCGGATGGTGACATCGACATCTGTTCCCTGGTTCATTGTTCAGGCGGATGGGTTTTCTGGTGCGAAAATATGGATGGGATCGGAGAGAGCTGGGCCATACACACATTCGCACCCGCTGCAAATTCTCCATGGTCAGTTCATCCGTCCGATATCAATGGAGACGGAAAGAATGACCTGGTTACTTGCAAGTTGTCCGGAAAAATAACATGGTGGGATCTGAGTGAGGACGGTTATTCATCCGATGGTTATCTTGAATCCAGTATTCTTGATACCGATGTAATCTCGACCGACTATCAGACCCTCACATGGCAATCCGAGGTCCCTGCAGGAACGGTACTCTACTTGCAGATAAGAACTTCAGATGACCATACCGAGATGGGTAACTGGTCTGAACCACTTTATACCTCCCCTGTACAGGTGGGTGCTGTGGTGGGAAACGGGGAGCAATACTTCCAGTACAGAGTTAACATGGAAACTACGGATTTCTGCGTTACCCCTTGGCTTTCCTTCGTACAGCTGACCTGGGATGAGCTGGGAATCGGCGAAGGTGACCTAGAGGACATGAGAATACTCTCGGTTTCCTCCAATCCCCTCTCAGACCTCGCCTCAGTTATACTGACTTGTGAAAATCCGATGACCATGGCACTTTCCGTATATGATCTCTCGGGAAGAAGGGTCCTTAACGTTCCGGAGAAACAGTACGAAGCTGGAATCAGCACTGTTCGTATTCAGAATATCCCTCCCGGTATCTACATTTGCGTGCTGAATGGTGAGGATTTTCATGAAAGCCTTAGGTTCGTCCTGACTGAATAA
- the hutH gene encoding histidine ammonia-lyase produces MDRIIIGTEGTELGQVLRIAGGASAELSEDARFAIRNSRIRTEEVVSSGKPVYGVNTGFGRLANSIVSPNKLDLLQKNLLLSHACGTGPICSRSVTRVMMFLRIASLARGRSGIREETLDQMLAILNSDIYPAVPIKGSLGASGDLAPLAHLSLPLIGEGKCVDNDEIISGAEALDKIGLDPVTLGAKEGLALINGTQTMTAITSLAYIEACRLADAADAAAAMSLEVLLGTTRPFSRELIGLRPHMGAIETADNLLALIRDSEILISHKACDKVQDAYSLRCVPQVHGATRDALRYIQSTLSIELASVTDNPLLMEDGTFVSGGNFHGQPMAFAADHLALSVAELADISERRIERLLNPDLSGLPAFLTPDPGLNSGFMIAQYTAASLVSENKVLSHPASVDSIPVSGSQEDHVSMGTTAAYQALNVVENSTYVLATELVCAAQAAEFIHRGKHGRGTGRIYEAIREKVEPLREDRQFAEDIEAVAKMIASGVFSDILNTVQAS; encoded by the coding sequence ATGGACAGGATAATTATCGGAACAGAAGGAACAGAACTGGGTCAGGTTCTCAGAATCGCCGGGGGAGCGTCTGCAGAACTGTCGGAAGACGCAAGATTTGCTATAAGGAATTCACGAATAAGAACTGAAGAAGTAGTCAGCAGCGGCAAGCCTGTTTACGGTGTAAATACAGGATTCGGAAGGCTTGCCAATTCAATAGTGAGTCCGAATAAACTTGATCTCCTGCAGAAAAATCTGCTGCTGAGTCACGCCTGTGGAACAGGCCCAATATGTTCCAGATCCGTCACCAGAGTGATGATGTTCCTTAGAATCGCCTCTCTGGCAAGGGGAAGATCCGGCATTCGCGAGGAAACCCTTGATCAGATGCTTGCAATCCTGAACAGTGATATTTATCCGGCAGTCCCAATCAAGGGATCTCTCGGGGCATCCGGTGATCTTGCTCCCCTTGCTCATCTGAGTCTTCCTCTCATAGGGGAGGGTAAGTGTGTGGATAACGATGAAATCATTTCGGGAGCGGAAGCCCTTGACAAAATCGGGTTGGATCCTGTTACTCTGGGAGCCAAGGAGGGGCTGGCCCTTATAAATGGTACTCAGACAATGACAGCCATTACATCACTCGCATACATTGAAGCGTGCCGGCTGGCAGATGCCGCGGATGCCGCCGCTGCGATGTCCCTTGAAGTTCTCCTGGGCACTACACGGCCTTTCAGCAGGGAACTGATAGGCCTCAGGCCACATATGGGCGCGATAGAAACCGCTGACAACCTTCTGGCGTTAATCAGGGACAGTGAGATACTGATATCTCATAAAGCCTGCGATAAGGTTCAGGATGCTTACTCTCTGAGATGCGTTCCTCAGGTTCACGGAGCCACCAGAGACGCCTTGCGTTACATCCAATCGACCCTGTCAATTGAGCTGGCTTCTGTTACTGACAATCCCCTTTTGATGGAGGACGGCACCTTCGTAAGCGGAGGCAATTTCCACGGACAGCCGATGGCCTTTGCCGCGGATCACCTTGCCCTTTCAGTGGCGGAGCTTGCTGACATTTCCGAAAGGCGCATTGAGAGGCTGCTGAACCCTGATCTTAGCGGGTTACCTGCTTTCCTCACGCCTGATCCCGGTCTTAATTCGGGATTCATGATAGCCCAGTACACCGCAGCTTCCCTCGTAAGCGAGAATAAGGTTCTATCCCATCCAGCCAGTGTGGACAGCATTCCGGTGAGCGGCTCTCAGGAGGATCATGTATCCATGGGTACTACAGCTGCTTACCAGGCTTTGAATGTTGTCGAAAACTCAACCTACGTTTTAGCTACCGAGCTTGTATGCGCTGCCCAGGCGGCGGAATTCATTCACCGCGGAAAGCATGGGCGAGGAACAGGCAGGATATACGAAGCCATAAGGGAGAAGGTAGAACCACTACGGGAGGACAGGCAGTTCGCAGAAGATATAGAAGCTGTTGCGAAAATGATCGCTTCGGGTGTTTTCAGTGATATACTGAATACGGTTCAGGCTTCGTAA